The following proteins are encoded in a genomic region of Candida albicans SC5314 chromosome 4, complete sequence:
- a CDS encoding metalloendopeptidase (Ortholog(s) have metalloendopeptidase activity, role in misfolded or incompletely synthesized protein catabolic process and mitochondrial inner membrane localization) — MFGSKIFSRLFFKRTYATYKRFDNTTSSSSFTTSYAHLLTNRKTLYIGGGLLGFYVYNLHDAPYTHRSRFIWVPYWLETKIGDYSYRQIYQQFQSQILPHSNPLYNRVSTIMNKLLDVALNDNINDDLNARFLNHLKSLKWEINIIQNDSLPPNAFILPNGKIFIFSSIMPICKNEDGLATVLSHELSHQLAQHSSEQLSKQPIYMVLSTILYTITGVSWFNDLLINGVLTMSASREMESEADHIGCELLARACFNPQESINFWHRMSQAEKKAAGIVSQEGGYLNTWEFFSTHPATSRRIADIQKWMPQLLQIRESSGCYEYGRFYNFNKSYFSH, encoded by the coding sequence ATGTTTGGCTCCAAGATATTTCTGcgtttatttttcaaacgAACATATGCCACCTATAAACGGTTTGATAATAccacatcatcatcatcatttacCACCTCGTATGCTCATTTATTGACTAACAGGAAAACCTTATACATTGGGGGAGGATTATTGGGCTTTTATGTTTACAACCTTCATGATGCCCCATATACTCATCGTAGCAGATTTATATGGGTTCCATATTGGCtagaaacaaaaattggTGATTATTCTTATCGTCAGATCTACCAACAATTCCAACTGCAAATATTACCCCACTCAAACCCATTATATAACCGGGTGTCCACCATTATGAACAAACTTCTTGATGTGGCGCTAAATGACAATATTAACGACGATTTAAATGCCAGGTTTTTGAACCATTTGAAAAGTTTAAAATGGGAgatcaatattattcaGAATGATAGTTTGCCACCTAATGCATTTATATTACCTAATGgaaaaatattcattttCAGTTCGATCATGCCTATTTGTAAAAATGAAGATGGATTAGCCACGGTGTTGTCTCACGAATTATCTCATCAATTAGCCCAGCATTCAAGTGAGCAATTGCTGAAACAACCGATCTATATGGTTTTGTCCACAATTTTGTATACCATAACTGGGGTTAGTTGGTTCAatgatttgttgataaatggAGTTTTGACAATGTCAGCATCGAGAGAAATGGAATCGGAAGCTGACCATATTGGTTGTGAATTGTTGGCACGGGCGTGTTTTAATCCCCAAGAATCCATTAATTTTTGGCATCGAATGAGTCAAGCAGAGAAGAAAGCAGCTGGTATTGTGTCGCAAGAAGGTGGTTACTTGAACACCTGGGAATTTTTCTCAACCCATCCAGCAACTAGTCGAAGAATAGCCGATATCCAAAAATGGATGCCGCAGTTGTTGCAAATTAGAGAATCTTCGGGATGCTATGAGTATGGAagattttataattttaataagAGTTACTTCAGTCACTAG
- a CDS encoding uncharacterized protein (Predicted transmembrane protein with a role in cell wall polymer composition; Plc1-regulated; Spider biofilm induced) — translation MVNTQGLAVGLAVGIPSFIILVVVGIFWYRNQQKQKHEDMNDNEIDIGLRDDHSFNQFQEELHKQYEKNNDDDETHIREEKLTHDSSENSNDGQQHSTSTASRQTPTPYSQHYNSNHGGQRPQTSYDFYETFIPILPSNQQRSPSVQGSTADIADTHPNDTDTDLETTTNNNNGTGNNLATDSSSSLINSHLRTSSNDLNTLAKQLNNPVFFEKLPSRATKYQVKSVNNNYGNTNAVGKNNNSSSDLINNYLIGETHAINDHFTYEAPKVEVTDLSRPEEKN, via the coding sequence ATGGTAAATACACAAGGGTTGGCAGTAGGGTTAGCCGTTGGGATCCCTTCATTTATAATATTGGTAGTGGTTGGGATATTCTGGTATCGTAATCAacagaaacagaaacaTGAAGATAtgaatgataatgaaatcGACATAGGATTACGAGACGACCATTCCTTTAATCAGTTTCAAGAGGAACTCCACAAACAATatgaaaagaataatgACGACGACGAAACCCATATACgtgaagaaaaattaactCACGATTCATCGGAAAATAGCAATGATGGCCAACAACATTCAACGTCGACTGCAAGTAGACAAACCCCGACACCTTATAGTCAGCACTACAACTCAAACCATGGCGGCCAAAGACCTCAAACAAGTTACGATTTCTATGAAACGTTTATTCCTATTTTACCATCAAATCAACAGAGATCGCCATCAGTACAAGGTTCTACTGCGGATATAGCGGACACTCATCCCAATGATACTGATACCGACTTGGAAACCActaccaacaacaataatggtACCGGCAATAATTTAGCAACTGACAGCTCGTCTTCGCTAATCAACTCCCATTTGCGCACATCATCAAATGATCTAAATACGCTAGCCAAGCAACTCAATAATCCGGTATTTTTTGAGAAACTACCTAGTAGAGCCACCAAATATCAAGTTAAATCtgtcaacaacaactatgGTAACACAAATGCTGTTGGGAAGAATAATAACTCGAGTAGcgatttaattaataattacTTGATTGGTGAAACCCACGCTATTAACGATCATTTTACGTATGAAGCACCAAAAGTTGAAGTTACTGATCTAAGCCGACctgaagaaaagaattag
- the RCE1 gene encoding CAAX prenyl protease (Putative Type II CAAX prenyl protease; induced during the mating process): MKVILSILTACSYVFAIYFAPPPSIKHKDRNDPDVVRHRISRIIILCALLMIIIPNLVLIQGKNHNETYLDKVRQLGIIPGFTNSGSLTVDLFNIGYTIYFILILYSSSIYQIYIEEVELFDWKYQISSFRTASVLYPIRDYLLAPVSEELIYRGLIFLINNDANESVDRKNQHVFTPFLFGVAHIHHGIQLYRQNVPTMTIVITTGFQFTYTSMFGKLSEVIYSATDQNLWSCIVLHMICNIFGLPNFSLNSPRVTHQVVFYSLIVLGIVHSLIVLLYYM; encoded by the coding sequence ATGAAAGTGATACTATCAATACTAACAGCTTGCTCCTATGTTTTTGCCATATATTTTGCCCCACCGCCTTCAATTAAACATAAAGACCGTAACGATCCTGATGTGGTACGCCATCGAATACTGCgaataattatattatgtgcattgttgatgataattataCCCAATTTAGTTTTAATACAGGGCAAAAACCATAATGAGACTTATTTGGATAAAGTCAGACAGCTTGGAATAATCCCAGGGTTTACCAATTCAGGCAGTTTGACTGTCgatttgttcaatattGGGTATAcaatatatttcattttgatattATATTCATCGAgtatttatcaaatttacaTCGAAGAGGTTGAGCTATTTGATTGGAAGTATCAGATCAGCTCATTTAGAACCGCTTCGGTACTTTATCCCATCCGAGATTATTTGCTTGCTCCCGTATCGGAAGAGTTGATATATCGtggtttaatttttttgatcaataaCGATGCTAATGAAAGTGTCGACCGAAAGAATCAGCATGTATTTACACCGTTTTTGTTTGGCGTGGCTCATATACACCATGGTATACAATTATATCGACAAAATGTACCGACGATGACAATAGTCATTACCACTGGGTTTCAATTCACATACACTTCAATGTTTGGTAAATTAAGTGAAGTAATATATTCAGCCACTGACCAAAATTTGTGGAGTTGCATCGTATTACACATGATCTGTAATATATTTGGATTACCCAATTTTAGCCTAAATTCACCCAGAGTGACCCATCAAGTGGTATTTTATTCTCTAATAGTTTTGGGCATAGTGCATAGTTTGATAGTGTTGTTGTATTACATGtag
- the ZDS1 gene encoding Zds1p (Nonessential protein; similar to S. cerevisiae Zds1p), whose translation MSSPNTSFHSDSNFESAVQDLEQEKKMVAALKRLSIGHMMQYDPDLPPGSMDDIDPFANNNNNSNTASNNNHYNGHTRDHTSNNNNTHNHSPNSKLNHHRGQSPYDEDLIPQNIHRSHSTRSRSKSHSTSPSTSPQHKQQQQQQPQPFPHEPQTPPYNKSPSPVKRRSFYDNSSVLTSESHDIFFDAEDEVYDSSSPLLWVPANSHPQVNPESFKSLIKTQVEEILERKLSRKSTISRKSTLSRSSSTSTKETLAPEPEISPESECDVSPPSPVRKSSLSSSSQQNQNEDVSRKSSSSVSSTSPQKDPAKRESWYFNNSKRYSNPSLRELTSELEQLSKMAGMDKNDAVTLARTLSAQSLGYTDVEKLAFDELDSSQTTATATTPNSSGSPGSYDSANPPRTTTLHLQQRLQHQFQQAQIKAEREAERSTRHQQSEQQWPVSNDDSHKSSSQLTASEGGSTANAFTSAGSGADFALKRSRRTDYRKKETDSKQKTSNNSPPTRKYNVRNSQLLFNYKKPVDSPSSSPSPSPSTSQSMMGHRVKHKKSQKPLEAALANPMMDGSDMSHNPYPTASTTIDFSRMGAKKSARQSLSPENAMDGRSRTKPENKTHRGYSHQERSHPYHQQPQPQVQPQTRQQLPPAQQAHRQSTRQTHNHPSTGVEKHHRQDNKRVMSSASNTDINDFMAQSNQFQTNGTRNHRYDNLHKKDKTAFLPNEDHQRKSHSTRNSNVRNLSSSSQQHLHQPYSTTSVAPKSRQLHQNLDKLRSEINEFKESLNKSELPGEESKREHRSRHDQHHQQRQRPAPSQHQLEPRNYTHNDRHQRQQHEHVQPQQVQPLQSDTSFDISYQDLSVEDQLGIEQEALRELGKEKGHSHEIDIDDAFDEDLEVSPINDGHGSQFTLDHDILDSFNLVDNQLVGSADEGIDNLKGKNEIPVGRQQPQQQRQQPRAASPPSSQQYLGHDELHLQQGKDTNKKVGPRLSIDILQNKPIHPEETATGFGMNALPSPTLHLDESQNSTPGHSRKASNSASYDDYYNIADKSSTAGTPKTKKETKVKTKLFNKDPNLEIIDSDNYKEKMGIETSNNKKLKKKKSFGLLSTTSSVGANDTSENEGPKKLKKKKSWGWLRERSASASSADINNLPPLPLDKLPTRSFSNPETSTDQHQKHDLENGSDLERELEHEPELELELESDLEFDYEQQRKHQDASMVNDSSFAVDSISMKSTDKENVLSKFFKKKAKVPGSSSQSVFSFESKGSGASVDYESDNDAKSIKKKGNNSSRLFKKKSRAKLSEQENSVNKEKLRPLNLVSNESQTIEEKENLRQSNGTRKAERVESQEQQEEQFPVTSSPIHQFNIEHLKDDFVTLGEKDDVLDSGTDDLVEDVRSRNIQSTIVIVDEDETPIQNNNDNKDLGMLKVDELSKKKSISRKKRNNMQKKNLSTELTDTNKEVVEEVLATEQSVKPSQGEDLLSKNEDKEKLDIQEKLKKSIKRTSRANQPIEFTDSAFGFPLPPPSQSTLVMLDYRFPVHVERAIYRLSHLKLANPKRSLREQVLLSNFMYAYLNLVDHTLHLEQQNMSSEDGDQMERDDDEEEEMTDTDEKDMIFGESNIADDDDLIPEEANGDSIGINLDMDGLHRKQHHQSGIEV comes from the coding sequence ATGTCACTGCCTAACACGTCATTCCATAGCgattcaaattttgaatcaGCTGTACAAGATCTTGAAcaagagaagaaaatggTGGCAGCCTTAAAGAGACTATCTATAGGTCATATGATGCAATATGATCCCGACTTGCCACCAGGCAGTATGGATGATATTGATCCCTTTgcaaacaataacaacaacagcaatacCGCTAGTAACAATAACCACTATAATGGTCATACCAGAGATCAcaccagcaacaacaacaatacacACAATCATTCTCCCAACTCAAAATTGAACCACCATCGTGGTCAAAGTCCttatgatgaagatttaaTTCCACAGAATATCCACAGATCACACTCAACTCGATCACGATCAAAATCACATTCAACTTCTCCTTCTACTTCGCCTCAACAcaagcaacaacaacaacaacaaccgcAACCTTTTCCACATGAACCACAGACTCCTCCATATAACAAATCACCAAGCCCAGTCAAGAGACGTAGTTTTTACGACAATTCCAGCGTGTTGACGTCAGAAAGTCACGATATTTTTTTCGATGCCGAGGATGAAGTTTATGATAGTTCATCCCCTTTGTTGTGGGTACCAGCTAACTCTCATCCTCAAGTGAATCCTGAATCGTTCAAGAGTTTAATCAAAACTCAAGTGGAAGAGATATTGGAAAGAAAGCTATCTCGAAAGTCAACTATTTCAAGAAAGTCAACTTTATCACGCAGCTCCTCAACCAGTACCAAAGAGACATTAGCCCCAGAACCAGAAATAAGTCCAGAACTGGAATGTGATGTGTCACCTCCTTCTCCAGTAAGAAAATCTTCCTTGTCTTCGTCGTcacaacaaaatcaaaatgaagACGTTTCTCGAAAATCGTCGTCCTCGgtttcttcaacttctCCACAAAAAGATCCAGCTAAGAGAGAATCTTGGTACTTCAACAACTCAAAAAGATACCTGAATCCATCATTGCGAGAGCTAACTTCAGAATTGGAGCAGTTGTCAAAAATGGCGGGGATGGACAAGAATGACGCAGTAACTTTGGCAAGAACTTTGTCGGCACAATCATTGGGGTATACAGATGTGGAAAAATTAGCATTTGACGAATTAGATAGTTCACAAACAACCGCTACTGCAACAACACCCAATTCACTGGGTTCTCCAGGAAGTTATGACTCTGCAAACCCACCTCGCACCACGACCTTGCATTTACAACAACGATTAcaacatcaatttcaacaagCTCAAATCAAGGCAGAAAGGGAGGCAGAAAGATCGACAAGACATCAACAAAGCGAACAACAGTGGCCAGTATCGAATGACGATAGTCACAAATCTCTGTCACAGTTGACAGCAAGTGAGGGAGGTTCTACTGCTAATGCTTTTACCAGTGCTGGGAGTGGTGCTGACTTTGCCTTGAAACGAAGTAGAAGAACTGATTACCGGAAAAAGGAAACAGATTCGAAACAAAAGACTTCGAATAATTCGCCTCCTACAAGAAAGTACAATGTCCGGAATTCCCAGTTGTTATTTAACTACAAGAAACCAGTAGATTCTCCTTCGCTGTCACCTTCACCTTCACCATCTACATCTCAAAGCATGATGGGTCACAGGGTGAAACACAAGAAATCTCAAAAGCCATTGGAAGCAGCATTGGCTAACCCAATGATGGATGGTTCAGATATGTCACATAACCCGTATCCCACTGCTTCAACCACTATTGATTTCAGTCGTATGGGTGCTAAGAAATCAGCCAGACAATCACTTAGTCCAGAGAATGCAATGGATGGCAGATCTCGAACAAAGCCCGAAAACAAGACTCATCGTGGCTATCTGCATCAAGAAAGGTCTCATCcttatcatcaacaaccacaGCCTCAAGTGCAACCTCAAACCCGCCAACAACTTCCACCAGCACAACAAGCTCATAGACAATCGACGAGACAAACCCACAATCATCCGAGCACAGGAGTTGAAAAGCATCACCGACAGGATAACAAGCGTGTAATGCTGTCAGCTTCTAATACAGACATAAATGATTTTATGGCTCAACTGAATCAATTTCAGACTAATGGAACAAGAAACCATCGATATGACAACCTCCATAAAAAGGATAAGACTGCATTTTTGCCAAATGAAGACCACCAACGTAAGTCCCATTCGAcaagaaattcaaatgtAAGAAATTTGTCTTCCTCGTCTCAACAGCATTTACATCAACCGTATCTGACAACTTCTGTTGCGCCCAAGTCACGTCAACTACATCAAAATTTAGACAAGTTGAGATCCGAGATCAATGAATTTAAGGAAAGCTTGAATAAATCGGAATTACCTGGTGAGGAATCAAAAAGAGAACACAGACTGCGTCACGACcagcaccaccaacaacGACAACGACCAGCACCATCACAGCACCAACTTGAGCCTCGCAATTACACCCACAACGACCGTCACCAAAGACAACAGCATGAACATGTACAACCCCAACAAGTCCAGCCCTTACAGTCAGATACTAGTTTTGATATCAGTTATCAAGATTTAAGCGTTGAAGATCAATTGGGTATTGAACAGGAAGCATTGAGAGAATTAGGCAAGGAAAAGGGGCATTCTCATGAGATTGATATAGATGATgcatttgatgaagatttagAAGTTCTGCCTATCAATGACGGACATGGCTCTCAATTCACACTTGATCATGACATTTTGGACAGCTTTAATTTGGTAGATAATCAGTTGGTTGGATCTGCAGATGAAggaattgataatttgaagGGTAAGAATGAAATACCCGTTGGGCgacaacaaccacaacaacaacgtcAACAACCAAGAGCTGCTTCGCCACCATCCTCACAGCAGTACTTGGGGCATGATGAATTGCACTTGCAACAAGGTAAAgatacaaataaaaaagttgGTCCTCGTTTAAGTATTGATATATTGCAAAACAAGCCTATTCACCCTGAGGAAACTGCAACTGGATTTGGAATGAATGCGTTACCTTCCCCTACGTTGCATTTAGATGAATCTCAAAATAGCACTCCTGGACATCTGAGAAAGGCAAGCAATTCTGCAAGCTACGACGATTACTATAATATAGCCGACAAATCATCTACTGCGGGTACCCCCAAAACAAAGAAGGAGACCAAAGTTAAAACgaaattattcaataaagaCCCTAATTTGGAGATTATAGACTCTGATAACTATAAGGAAAAAATGGGCATTGAGACATctaacaataaaaaattgaaaaagaagaaatctTTTGGTTTGCTTAGTACAACATCATCTGTGGGAGCAAATGATACATCTGAAAATGAAGGGcccaagaaattgaaaaagaaaaagtcGTGGGGCTGGTTGCGGGAGCGTTCTGCCAGTGCCTCGTCTGCagatatcaacaatttgcCGCCTTTGCCTCTTGATAAACTACCTACAAGATCATTCTCAAATCCCGAAACGTCAACTGACCAACACCAGAAACATGATCTTGAGAACGGTTCAGATCTTGAACGTGAATTGGAACACGAACCTGAACTTGAACTTGAGTTGGAGCTGGATCTTGAGTTTGATTACGAGCAACAAAGAAAGCACCAAGATGCTTCAATGGTAAATGATTCAAGCTTTGCAGTTGATTCTATCTCTATGAAGTCGACAGACAAGGAAAACGTGctttccaaatttttcaagaaaaagGCAAAGGTACCAGGTTCAAGCTCACAGTCAgtattttcatttgaatCAAAAGGTTCAGGGGCCAGCGTCGACTATGAATCGGACAACGACGCGAAACTGATCAAAAAGAAGGGCAACAATAGCAGCAGGTTATtcaagaagaaatcaagGGCCAAATTGTCAGAACAAGAGAATTCAGTGAATAAGGAAAAGCTTCGACCTTTGAATTTAGTGTCAAACGAATCGCAGACGATCGAGGAGAAAGAGAATTTGCGACAAAGTAATGGCACTCGTAAGGCAGAAAGAGTTGAGAGTCAAGAGCAACAGGAGGAACAGTTCCCTGTAACCTCGTCGCCGATACATCAATTCAACATTGAACATCTCAAAGACGACTTTGTCACTCTTGGGGAGAAGGACGATGTTTTAGATTCTGGTACTGATGACTTGGTTGAAGATGTAAGATCTCGTAACATTCAGAGCACAAtagttattgttgatgaggATGAAACTCCTATTCAAAATAACAATGATAACAAAGATTTGGGGATGCTAAAAGTTGACGAATTGtccaaaaagaaatcaattagCAGGAAAAAACGGAACAATATGCAAAAGAAGAACCTTTCTACTGAACTTACTGATACAAACAAAGAGGTAGTAGAGGAGGTTCTTGCAACTGAGCAAAGTGTCAAACCAAGCCAAGGGGAAGATCTTTTGTCTAAGAATGAAGATAAAGAGAAATTAGATATCCAAGaaaagttgaagaaatcaataaaacGTACATCAAGGGCCAACCAGCCTATTGAGTTTACTGATTCAGCCTTTGGGTTCCCCTTGCCACCACCATCTCAATCAACTTTAGTGATGCTTGACTACAGATTTCCAGTTCATGTTGAGCGTGCCATTTATAGATTGTCACACTTGAAACTTGCTAACCCTAAGCGTTCACTAAGAGAGCAAGTTTTGTTGTCGAATTTTATGTATGCCTACCTCAACTTAGTTGATCATACATTACATTTAGAGCAACAAAATATGAGCAGTGAGGATGGCGATCAGATGGAACGTGACGacgacgaagaagaagaaatgaCTGACACTGATGAGAAAGACATGATTTTTGGAGAGAGTAATATTGCCGATGACGATGATCTTATTCCTGAAGAAGCAAATGGTGATTCGATTGGGATTAACTTAGATATGGATGGTTTACATAGGAAACAGCATCATCAATCTGGAATCGAAGTATAG
- the SCS7 gene encoding fatty acid alpha-hydroxylase (Putative ceramide hydroxylase; regulated by Nrg1; induced in high iron; fluconazole-induced; Hap43-repressed; Spider biofilm induced): MSKNLPLLSIQEVSKHNHVKDCWVTLYQRKIYNVTGFLEEHPGGGEIILPYAGKDITEIMADIQSHQHSESAYEILDEGMLVGYLATEQEEKGLLRNKNNTPVEVKLVNKDDKDFDMYEFHDHLPAEEKLSIQTDFEEDSKKHRFLDLNKPLLMQLLTSNFSKEFYLDQVHRPRHYGKGSAPLFGNFLEPISLTPWWVIPLVWLPPNFYLFYVGFVNQSPITALSLWVMGLFIWTLVEYCLHRFLFHLDYFLPDHPYAFALHFLLHGIHHYLPMDGYRLVLPPTLFLVLAYPFYKLIFSIFPFYMACSGFAGGTLGYIMYDITHYVLHHTKLPKYFQTVKRLHLEHHYKNYELGFGVTSPFWDVVFGTELTNTFEKRR, encoded by the coding sequence ATGAGTAAGAATTTGCCCTTGTTATCTATTCAAGAAGTGAGTAAACACAATCATGTGAAAGATTGTTGGGTCACCTTGtaccaaagaaaaatctaCAATGTCACAGGGTTTTTAGAAGAACAtcctggtggtggtgaGATTATTTTGCCATATGCTGGTAAAGATATTACGGAAATCATGGCTGACATCCAATCTCATCAACATTCAGAAAGTGCCTATGAAATCTTAGACGAAGGAATGTTGGTTGGGTACTTGGCTACCGAACAGGAAGAGAAAGGGTTGTTAAGGAATAAAAACAACACGCCAGTTGAAGTTAAGTTGGTCAATAAGGATGATAAGGATTTTGATATGTATGAGTTCCACGACCATTTACCAGCAGAAGAAAAGTTATCCATTCAAACTGATTTCGAGGAAGATTCCAAGAAACATCGctttttggatttgaaCAAACCATTATTAATGCAATTGTTGACTAGCAATTTCTCCAAAGAGTTTTATTTGGACCAAGTCCATCGTCCAAGACATTATGGGAAAGGATCTGCACCTTTGTTTGGAAACTTCTTGGAGCCAATCTCGTTAACCCCATGGTGGGTTATACCTTTAGTTTGGTTGCCTCCTAACTTTTATCTTTTCTATGTTGGATTTGTCAATCAGAGCCCCATTACTGCGTTGAGTTTATGGGTGATGggattatttatttggaCATTAGTGGAATACTGTTTACATCGTTTCTTATTCCACTTGGACTACTTTTTGCCTGACCATCCTTATGCATTTGCTCTCCACTTTCTTTTGCACGGGATCCACCACTATTTGCCCATGGATGGCTACAGGTTGGTCTTACCACCAACtttgtttttggttttggcCTACCCATTCTACAAGTTGATTTTCTCAATATTTCCTTTCTATATGGCTTGTTCAGGATTTGCTGGTGGTACCTTAGGTTATATCATGTATGATATTACTCATTACGTGTTACATCACACCAAGTTGCCTAAATACTTTCAAACTGTGAAAAGATTACATTTGGAACATCATTACAAAAACTACGAGTTGGGCTTTGGTGTGACATCTCCCTTCTGGGATGTTGTATTCGGCACTGAGCTTACCAATACTTTTGAAAAGAGAAGATAG
- a CDS encoding uncharacterized protein (Ortholog of C. dubliniensis CD36 : Cd36_44290, C. parapsilosis CDC317 : CPAR2_500740, Candida tenuis NRRL Y-1498 : CANTEDRAFT_137302 and Debaryomyces hansenii CBS767 : DEHA2F07326g), which produces MSTKTDRQQVLGVLEDNYTSDLSIHLYSTFLLRRINPNFPRHSWSYWPLRFADVPIPQDDFEDDIVNGYEKDIDDDVSALKRRVSNRKSRAEEATSLEDSTKEDEDTTIYNADVESESEQDEDDNNNEFENEDENLKRLLSRPITEITYLERTPNSKKLLVNSLSSIIQHKIHARIKESNISKNNLAITDDMASNPALVPLTTQLANRFNFLIDNLTRSKTSKKTINWKDILCTAVRGEIGPHSNINAKSYEELYNKCEKLFSTMRYNYEFESELECEDDIRTEDGGFNVHEYLKTLSNSVQASGQISYKDLVSRYPNDFSQREKEEARFKHNFFKLLGIQDQSLDISCSKTKREPEKKRRKVLVVEPKVEDLNEVKEEILGSVELDENSYMLNL; this is translated from the coding sequence ATGTCAACCAAAACAGACCGTCAGCAGGTATTGGGTGTTCTAGAAGACAATTACACGTCTGATTtgtcaattcatttatattCAACCTTCTTGCTAAGACGAATAAATCCAAACTTTCCCAGACATTCCTGGAGCTACTGGCCGCTAAGGTTCGCTGATGTGCCCATTCCACAAGACGATTTTGAAGATGACATAGTTAATGGGTATGAGAAAGACatagatgatgatgtttcAGCACTTAAACGCAGAGTGAGCAACCGGAAGAGCAGAGCAGAAGAGGCAACTTCCTTGGAAGATAGTACAAAAGAGGATGAGGACACCACGATCTACAATGCTGATGTTGAGTCTGAGAGTGAACAGGATGAGGAtgacaacaataatgagtttgaaaatgaagacGAGAATTTAAAGAGACTTTTGCTGAGACCTATCACTGAGATAACGTACTTGGAACGCACCCCCAACTCCAAGAAGTTACTAGTTAATTCGCTATCGTCGATAATCCAACATAAAATACATGCAAGAATAAAGGAGCTGAATATTTCTAAAAACAACTTAGCAATTACGGATGACATGGCATCGAATCCCGCTTTAGTGCCATTAACTACCCAACTTGCAAATcgttttaattttttgattgacAATTTGACAAGGAGTAAGACTTCTAAAAAAACGATCAACTGGAAGGATATTCTATGTACAGCAGTAAGGGGTGAAATTGGTCCACACTCTAATATAAATGCAAAGAGCTACGAAGAATTGTATAACAAATGTGAGAAGTTGTTTAGCACCATGCGTTATAATTACGAGTTTGAAAGCGAACTCGAGTGCGAGGATGATATCAGGACAGAAGACGGGGGGTTTAACGTACATGAGTATTTGAAGACATTATCGAATAGTGTCCAGGCGTCCGGTCAAATCTCTTACAAAGATTTGGTGTCCCGATATCCTAATGACTTCTctcaaagagaaaaagaggaGGCCAGATTCAAacacaattttttcaaacttttGGGAATCCAAGACCAATCTTTAGATATCTCATGCAGCAAGACGAAAAGAGAACCAGAGAAAAAACGTAGAAAAGTATTGGTGGTAGAACCAAAGGTAGAAGATTTGAATGAAgtgaaagaagaaattctTGGTTCAGTGGAATTAGATGAGAATTCATATATGCTAAATTTATAG